A single region of the Streptomyces sp. NBC_00236 genome encodes:
- a CDS encoding MFS transporter, whose translation MTTAEPTRASSTASASAAGSTGGADGPGGPDGAGGPTGRFDALKERCLRHPVLLTTAVAAVAHILWFLFFANSGGDIAAQDAWAEFVGRHPGTAYNLAWYGGMHPVSYSVVSPYLMSLVGVRTTMMIAGTVSAGLTSLILYRVKAVRNPLACSMAGVFAYLCNALSGRVTFGLGMMFAIGATAAVFCWPYRWRYKRWAKAAVAAPLAALATASSPVAGLFLGVIAAALFLNKRRPGAYALGLAPVVVVALSAWLFPFSGTQPMSVATLSGPFVFAWLVFFLVPRDWRTVRTAAAVYGTGTLLTYVIDSQIGSNVSRMAMLFAGVVLLAALPYTVPRSRKWYALVLAFVGLNFWIGFKGVDDIVRTAPTASWTRALAPLVDQLQQVGADRGRVEVVPPSSHRESAAMLQHVNLARGWNRQADMERNPLFYDDTLNPVNYRQWLDRWAVHYVVLPKGDPDSSGAAQETELVDKGLPYLKAIWSDENWRLFAVEGPVPMADPPATVDKAEAGELTIHVKEAGRVLIRIPYSPWLAVVDEKGKSLERPQETEASKERADKDTPKSFVNTNGCLIKMDEDEYGDEWTELLAPRPGVYRLGAPYQLQPGTPCPDELR comes from the coding sequence GTGACCACTGCCGAGCCGACACGGGCGAGCAGCACGGCTTCCGCGAGCGCCGCGGGGAGCACCGGCGGGGCGGACGGGCCGGGTGGACCGGACGGCGCCGGAGGGCCCACCGGGAGGTTCGACGCTCTCAAGGAGCGGTGCCTGAGGCATCCGGTCCTGCTGACGACCGCGGTCGCGGCCGTCGCCCACATTCTCTGGTTCCTCTTCTTCGCCAACAGCGGCGGTGACATCGCGGCCCAGGACGCCTGGGCCGAGTTCGTCGGCCGGCATCCCGGGACGGCGTACAACCTGGCCTGGTACGGGGGCATGCACCCCGTCTCGTACAGCGTCGTCTCGCCGTATCTGATGTCGCTGGTCGGCGTACGCACGACGATGATGATCGCCGGAACGGTCTCGGCGGGCCTGACCTCCCTGATCCTTTACCGGGTGAAGGCGGTGCGCAATCCGCTGGCCTGCTCGATGGCGGGTGTCTTCGCGTATCTGTGCAACGCGCTGTCGGGCCGGGTGACGTTCGGGCTCGGCATGATGTTCGCGATCGGCGCGACGGCGGCGGTGTTCTGCTGGCCGTACCGCTGGCGGTACAAGCGCTGGGCGAAGGCGGCCGTCGCCGCACCGCTCGCCGCCCTCGCGACGGCGAGCAGTCCGGTGGCCGGGCTCTTCCTCGGAGTGATCGCGGCCGCGCTGTTCCTGAACAAGCGGCGCCCCGGTGCGTACGCCCTCGGGCTGGCGCCGGTCGTGGTGGTGGCGCTGTCCGCGTGGCTGTTCCCGTTCTCCGGTACGCAGCCGATGTCGGTCGCGACGCTGTCGGGGCCGTTCGTCTTCGCCTGGCTCGTCTTCTTCCTGGTGCCGCGCGACTGGCGCACGGTGCGCACCGCGGCCGCCGTGTACGGGACCGGGACGCTGCTGACGTATGTGATCGACTCGCAGATCGGCTCGAACGTCTCGCGGATGGCGATGCTGTTCGCCGGGGTGGTGCTGCTGGCCGCGCTGCCGTACACCGTGCCCCGTTCCCGTAAGTGGTACGCACTGGTCCTCGCGTTCGTCGGACTGAACTTCTGGATCGGGTTCAAGGGCGTCGACGACATCGTCCGGACCGCCCCCACCGCGTCCTGGACGCGGGCGCTGGCGCCGCTGGTCGATCAGCTCCAGCAGGTCGGGGCCGACCGGGGCAGGGTCGAGGTGGTCCCGCCGAGCAGCCACCGGGAATCGGCCGCGATGCTGCAGCACGTCAACCTGGCCCGCGGCTGGAACCGGCAGGCCGACATGGAGCGCAACCCGCTCTTCTACGACGACACCCTGAACCCCGTCAACTACCGCCAGTGGCTCGATCGCTGGGCCGTCCACTACGTGGTGCTGCCGAAGGGCGACCCGGACTCCAGCGGCGCCGCCCAGGAGACGGAGCTGGTCGACAAGGGGCTGCCGTACCTCAAGGCGATCTGGTCCGACGAGAACTGGCGGCTCTTCGCGGTCGAGGGCCCCGTGCCGATGGCCGATCCGCCGGCGACGGTCGACAAGGCCGAGGCCGGGGAGCTGACCATCCACGTGAAGGAGGCGGGCCGGGTGCTGATCCGTATCCCGTACTCGCCCTGGCTCGCCGTCGTGGACGAGAAGGGCAAGAGCCTGGAGCGGCCGCAGGAGACCGAGGCGTCCAAGGAGCGTGCGGACAAGGACACCCCGAAGTCCTTCGTCAACACGAACGGCTGCCTGATCAAGATGGACGAGGACGAGTACGGCGACGAGTGGACGGAACTGCTCGCCCCGCGCCCCGGCGTGTACCGGCTCGGCGCCCCGTATCAACTGCAGCCCGGGACTCCGTGCCCGGACGAACTGCGCTGA
- a CDS encoding serine hydrolase, protein MAGESPDKSEQQKSSGTTRSETDPRLAVFREPASPAESGSGSDTATAVFRTQRTEPAEPDGADGGDGGDGGDGGDGRDGGDVDEAGVAGGGAGADESADTSAGASVSDGSVSDGPEDADDSVSDDAEDADDSVSDDSGESDAVPPQEPEAGEAAEGAPEAVGGPESPAEAPEAGADAAEARAETVEPVEPSEDAPVEPVEAAKGKSDEQPAEAAGPVEGDARLRAAVAAWVSKDEDAADGAAESKESKKPDGSEEPKAPAAPDGEDAAPEDDGTPTDTDTDDAADTDGDADAATDDAADTTSDVRVPRTREESGKESDDEAQPAADTRGIDQATAVFKAPRLPRVDQPTTALKITPPPAEQKPKPGPETGSRPEAPAERTSKFVKLRADDVRPAPAPRTPEAPAPAAPGAARQQPAASLSGAERTRQQPMPPRPPLDLLAELTNTPPPPETPVRTAVRRVKIWTPLVLLLLIIFAVVQMVRPLPAPVLTMTAQSAYTFEGGDLNLSWPEQGQSAVTVDGVGSLGSAGAQKPAPIASVAKIMTAYVVLKEHPLTGKEQGEKITVDQQAEDESKLGDESTAPISKGQQFTEKQMLQLLMIPSGNNAARLFARWDSSEAEFIAKMNAAAKNLGMTGTTYTDPSGLKKTTVSTAADQLKLARAVMQNEVFREIVDTPQINIDGVDGTIYNNNTILLEPGVSGIKTGSSTPAGGNLVWSANTVVDGKTLWIYGAVMGQQAGTGQPYDSLVMSLNNSLKLIKDAQKAVTSATVVKKGDVVGYVDDGFGGHTPLVATGDLKAKGWAGLKIELSVKGNGEEISRSMKAGTKVGVVTVGTGPGKVSTPVALQADLKDPGFGQKLTRIG, encoded by the coding sequence GTGGCGGGCGAGTCCCCCGACAAGTCGGAGCAGCAGAAGTCGTCGGGAACGACTCGGAGCGAGACCGATCCGCGTCTTGCTGTGTTCCGCGAACCCGCCTCTCCGGCGGAGTCCGGAAGCGGTTCGGACACGGCGACAGCAGTTTTCCGCACGCAGCGGACCGAGCCGGCGGAGCCGGACGGCGCCGACGGCGGTGACGGCGGTGACGGCGGTGACGGCGGTGACGGCCGTGATGGCGGCGATGTGGATGAGGCCGGTGTCGCCGGTGGTGGTGCCGGAGCCGACGAGTCCGCTGACACGTCCGCTGGCGCGTCCGTTTCGGATGGCTCCGTTTCGGACGGCCCCGAGGATGCGGACGACTCCGTTTCGGACGACGCTGAGGATGCGGATGACTCCGTTTCGGACGACTCCGGGGAATCGGATGCGGTGCCTCCACAGGAGCCCGAGGCAGGCGAGGCCGCCGAAGGGGCCCCGGAGGCCGTAGGAGGCCCTGAGAGCCCTGCGGAGGCCCCCGAGGCCGGTGCGGACGCCGCGGAGGCGCGGGCGGAGACCGTGGAGCCCGTGGAGCCTTCGGAGGACGCGCCCGTCGAGCCTGTGGAGGCCGCGAAGGGCAAGTCCGACGAGCAGCCGGCTGAGGCCGCCGGGCCCGTGGAGGGCGATGCGCGGCTGCGTGCCGCCGTCGCCGCGTGGGTGTCCAAGGACGAGGACGCGGCCGATGGCGCTGCGGAGTCGAAGGAGTCGAAGAAGCCGGACGGGTCGGAGGAGCCGAAGGCGCCTGCGGCGCCGGACGGTGAAGACGCTGCGCCCGAAGACGACGGGACGCCGACCGACACCGACACTGACGACGCTGCCGACACCGATGGCGACGCCGACGCAGCCACCGACGACGCTGCCGACACCACCTCCGACGTGCGCGTTCCCCGGACCCGTGAGGAGTCCGGCAAGGAGTCCGACGACGAGGCACAGCCCGCCGCGGACACGCGCGGAATCGACCAGGCGACGGCCGTCTTCAAGGCGCCGAGGCTGCCCCGCGTCGACCAGCCGACGACCGCGCTGAAGATCACCCCGCCGCCGGCGGAGCAGAAGCCGAAGCCCGGTCCGGAGACCGGGTCGAGGCCGGAGGCCCCTGCCGAGCGGACCAGCAAGTTCGTGAAGCTGCGTGCGGACGACGTACGCCCGGCGCCCGCACCCCGCACCCCGGAGGCACCCGCCCCCGCGGCCCCCGGCGCCGCTCGGCAGCAGCCCGCCGCGTCGCTCAGCGGTGCCGAGCGGACCCGGCAGCAGCCGATGCCGCCCCGGCCGCCGCTCGACCTGCTGGCGGAGCTGACGAACACCCCGCCGCCGCCGGAGACGCCGGTCCGCACCGCCGTGCGCCGGGTCAAGATCTGGACCCCGCTGGTCCTTCTGCTGCTGATCATCTTTGCAGTCGTGCAGATGGTGCGTCCGTTGCCGGCCCCGGTGCTGACGATGACGGCGCAGTCCGCGTACACCTTCGAGGGTGGCGACCTGAACCTCTCCTGGCCCGAACAGGGGCAGTCGGCGGTCACCGTGGACGGTGTCGGCTCGCTCGGTTCGGCGGGTGCGCAGAAGCCGGCGCCCATCGCCAGCGTCGCCAAGATCATGACGGCGTACGTGGTGCTCAAGGAGCACCCGCTCACCGGCAAGGAGCAGGGCGAGAAGATCACCGTCGACCAGCAGGCGGAGGACGAGTCCAAGCTGGGCGACGAGTCCACGGCCCCGATCAGCAAGGGGCAGCAGTTCACCGAGAAGCAGATGCTGCAGCTCCTGATGATCCCGTCGGGCAACAACGCCGCACGCCTCTTCGCCCGCTGGGACTCGTCCGAGGCGGAGTTCATCGCGAAGATGAACGCCGCGGCCAAGAACCTCGGCATGACCGGCACCACGTACACGGACCCGAGCGGGCTGAAGAAGACGACGGTGTCCACCGCCGCCGACCAGCTCAAGCTCGCCAGGGCCGTGATGCAGAACGAGGTGTTCCGGGAGATCGTCGACACCCCGCAGATCAACATCGACGGGGTCGACGGAACGATCTACAACAACAACACGATCCTGCTGGAGCCGGGTGTGAGCGGCATCAAGACCGGCTCCTCCACACCGGCCGGCGGCAACCTGGTCTGGTCCGCCAACACGGTCGTGGACGGCAAGACGCTCTGGATCTACGGCGCGGTCATGGGCCAGCAGGCGGGTACCGGCCAGCCGTACGACAGCCTCGTGATGTCGCTGAACAACAGCCTCAAGCTGATCAAGGACGCGCAGAAGGCCGTGACGTCCGCCACGGTCGTGAAGAAGGGCGATGTCGTCGGGTACGTCGACGACGGGTTCGGCGGCCACACTCCGCTGGTCGCGACCGGTGACCTCAAGGCGAAGGGCTGGGCGGGTCTCAAGATCGAACTGTCCGTGAAGGGCAACGGCGAGGAGATCTCGCGCAGCATGAAGGCGGGCACGAAGGTCGGCGTGGTGACCGTGGGGACGGGCCCCGGAAAGGTCAGCACCCCGGTCGCCCTCCAGGCGGACCTGAAGGACCCGGGCTTCGGCCAGAAGCTGACCCGCATCGGCTGA
- a CDS encoding GOLPH3/VPS74 family protein — MGRSRRTIPEELLLLALDPTTGTTAQPQSLDLGLAGAQLVELALAGRIAPDGDRIAVVMPRPTGDPTLDSALELLRRRGSPVRAVHWIGGPRLGLRQIYLAHLERCGMVHAVAGQMCGVLPTTRYQATDTAISRDIRARLDSAIRTGVPPDPRTAALAALAHAVGLGKHLYPGNEGRSSRSRLRDLIRHDPMGGLVAHAVMDVQNGAVAQPRRNQAAGVPLQQQVQSQSRRDSMAHTVAH, encoded by the coding sequence ATGGGCAGGAGCCGCAGAACAATTCCGGAGGAGCTTCTGCTGCTCGCTCTGGACCCGACCACGGGTACCACAGCGCAGCCGCAGTCGCTCGACCTCGGCCTGGCCGGGGCACAGCTAGTAGAGCTGGCTCTGGCAGGACGGATAGCCCCTGATGGGGATCGTATCGCCGTGGTGATGCCACGGCCGACAGGAGATCCGACCCTGGACTCCGCACTGGAACTGCTGCGCAGACGCGGCAGCCCGGTCCGGGCCGTCCACTGGATAGGCGGACCCCGGCTGGGGCTCCGCCAGATTTACCTCGCTCATCTGGAGCGGTGCGGCATGGTGCATGCCGTGGCGGGCCAGATGTGCGGAGTGCTGCCGACGACTCGCTACCAGGCGACGGACACGGCAATCAGCCGGGACATCAGAGCCAGGCTGGACAGTGCGATCCGCACCGGCGTACCGCCGGACCCGCGGACCGCGGCGCTCGCCGCACTGGCCCACGCGGTCGGACTCGGCAAGCACCTGTACCCCGGGAACGAGGGGCGCTCGTCGCGCTCCCGGCTCCGGGACCTGATCAGACACGACCCCATGGGCGGTCTCGTGGCGCACGCCGTCATGGACGTCCAGAACGGGGCCGTCGCACAACCGCGCCGCAACCAGGCGGCCGGCGTTCCGTTGCAACAGCAAGTGCAGTCGCAGTCACGCCGCGACAGCATGGCGCACACCGTGGCTCATTAG
- a CDS encoding helix-turn-helix domain-containing protein, with translation MPSNVNPTVRRRRLGQELRRLREIKGMTAEEVAERLLVSQSKISRLENGRRSISQRDVRDLCGVYEVEDVRIVDSLMQMAKDSRQQGWWHAFGDIPYSVYIGLETDAESLRVYEPQVVPGLLQTRQYAEALINGALPEAPPSDIDKRVSVRSRRQDRITAPEHPLRLWAVIDESALRRLVGGKQVMIEQLERLVELSHLPHVTVQVLPFDMGAHPGINGQYAILEFPDAADSSVVYIEGVTSDLYLEKANDVQRYSVMYEHLRAQALNVEQTRHFIDGIAKEYTRLNTG, from the coding sequence GTGCCGTCCAACGTCAATCCCACCGTCAGGCGACGCCGGTTGGGTCAGGAATTGCGCCGACTGCGCGAGATCAAGGGCATGACGGCCGAGGAGGTGGCGGAGCGGCTGCTGGTCTCGCAGTCCAAGATCAGCCGCCTGGAGAACGGCCGCCGCTCGATCAGCCAGCGCGACGTACGCGACCTCTGCGGGGTGTACGAGGTCGAGGACGTCAGGATCGTCGACTCGCTCATGCAGATGGCCAAGGACTCCCGCCAGCAGGGCTGGTGGCACGCCTTCGGCGACATCCCGTACAGCGTCTACATCGGCCTGGAGACAGATGCCGAGTCGCTGCGGGTGTACGAACCCCAGGTGGTCCCCGGACTGCTGCAGACGCGGCAGTACGCCGAGGCGCTGATCAACGGCGCGTTGCCGGAGGCCCCGCCCTCGGACATCGACAAGCGCGTCAGCGTCCGTTCGCGCCGCCAGGACCGGATCACCGCCCCCGAGCACCCGCTGCGGCTGTGGGCGGTCATCGACGAGTCCGCGCTGCGCCGGCTGGTCGGCGGCAAGCAGGTGATGATCGAGCAGCTGGAGCGGCTGGTGGAGCTGTCGCACCTGCCGCATGTGACCGTCCAGGTGCTGCCGTTCGACATGGGGGCGCACCCGGGCATCAACGGGCAGTACGCCATTCTGGAATTCCCGGACGCCGCGGATTCCAGCGTCGTCTATATCGAGGGCGTCACCAGCGACCTCTATCTGGAGAAGGCGAATGACGTGCAGCGGTACAGCGTCATGTACGAGCACCTGAGGGCACAGGCGCTGAATGTGGAGCAGACCCGGCATTTCATCGACGGGATCGCGAAGGAGTACACCCGCCTGAACACGGGGTGA
- a CDS encoding DUF397 domain-containing protein, with amino-acid sequence MAIRQGATENWTKSSYSGGNGACVEVKSPLVQAIAVRDSKAPEGPSLTFVPGAWNTFVRDVAKGSITA; translated from the coding sequence ATGGCCATTCGTCAGGGTGCTACGGAAAACTGGACGAAGTCGTCGTATTCCGGGGGCAACGGCGCCTGCGTCGAAGTCAAGTCCCCTCTTGTGCAGGCGATTGCGGTGCGTGACTCGAAGGCCCCCGAAGGCCCTTCGCTCACCTTCGTCCCCGGCGCCTGGAACACGTTCGTGCGTGATGTCGCCAAGGGCTCCATCACCGCCTGA
- a CDS encoding SDR family oxidoreductase, whose product MLLAGKTVIVSGVGAGLGHQIAATVVRDGGNAVLGARTAANLAKSAAEIDPAGLHTAHLATDITDEAQCEALAALAVERFGRIDAVVHVAAWDSYFGGVEDADLDTWKAVVDVNLLGTLRMTRACLPALKERGGSVVVIGTQSAVAAPSQVRQAAYAASKGALTSAMYSMAWEFGPHRIRVNTVLPGWMWGPPVQAYVQFTAHTEAVPESEVLGRLSDRMALPELATDGDVAEAAVFLASDRARAITGQSLLVNAGELMR is encoded by the coding sequence ATGTTGCTCGCGGGGAAGACCGTCATCGTGTCCGGGGTGGGCGCCGGGCTCGGGCATCAGATCGCGGCCACGGTCGTGCGCGACGGGGGCAACGCCGTCCTCGGGGCGCGGACCGCGGCCAATCTCGCCAAGTCGGCCGCGGAGATCGACCCGGCGGGGCTGCACACCGCACACCTGGCCACCGACATCACCGACGAGGCGCAGTGCGAGGCACTCGCGGCGCTGGCCGTCGAGCGGTTCGGACGGATCGACGCGGTGGTCCATGTCGCCGCCTGGGACAGCTACTTCGGCGGGGTCGAGGACGCCGATCTGGACACCTGGAAGGCGGTCGTCGACGTCAATCTGCTCGGCACCCTGCGGATGACGCGCGCCTGCCTGCCCGCCCTCAAGGAGCGCGGCGGCTCGGTCGTCGTCATCGGCACGCAGTCCGCGGTGGCGGCACCGTCCCAGGTGCGGCAGGCGGCGTACGCGGCCTCCAAGGGTGCGCTCACCTCGGCGATGTACTCCATGGCCTGGGAGTTCGGACCGCACCGGATCCGGGTGAACACCGTGCTGCCGGGCTGGATGTGGGGACCGCCGGTGCAGGCCTACGTACAGTTCACCGCGCACACCGAGGCGGTGCCCGAGTCCGAGGTGCTGGGAAGGCTCTCGGATCGCATGGCGCTGCCCGAGCTGGCGACGGACGGCGATGTGGCGGAGGCCGCGGTCTTCCTGGCCTCCGACCGGGCACGGGCGATCACCGGGCAGTCCCTGCTCGTCAACGCCGGCGAGCTGATGCGCTGA